A genomic segment from Nitrospira sp. encodes:
- a CDS encoding sigma-54 dependent transcriptional regulator produces MTEEWGAVLVVDDDAEMRELVFDVLKDRGHQISTAGSGQEALKLLAEEDFAVVLTDLRMKGMLGTELLVEIKRLYPDIGVILMTAFGSVETAVEAMKRGASDYLTKPVKTEEIIRVVERAVRESALRREVSRLRKEVHKEYSFHHILGKSKAIQAVFDLIRRVADSPTNVLITGESGTGKELVAKAIHYNSDRKDAPFIPVNCAAIPEQLLESELFGHMRGAFTDAKSDKRGLFEEAQKGTLFLDEISELPIMLQAKLLRAIQEKEIRRVGANKPIAVDVRIIAATNLHLAEEVKAKRFRDDLFYRLNVIEVVLPPLRDRREDIPILVEAFLKKCAAARNKEVKGVSESALAMLMDYSWPGNVRELENVVERAVTLNRGEKIAPDDLPPAVQGARGDRRVLDEAAEKMLPLHEIEQEYIKKILDKTGGNKYQAAQALGIDRKTLYRKLGEIEEAKTHE; encoded by the coding sequence ATGACGGAAGAATGGGGCGCGGTGCTGGTTGTCGATGACGACGCTGAGATGCGCGAGCTGGTCTTTGACGTGCTCAAGGATCGCGGCCATCAGATTTCGACGGCGGGAAGCGGGCAGGAGGCGCTGAAGCTCTTGGCCGAAGAAGATTTCGCCGTCGTGCTCACCGATTTGAGAATGAAGGGGATGCTGGGGACCGAACTGTTGGTGGAGATCAAGCGGCTGTACCCCGACATCGGCGTGATCCTCATGACCGCGTTCGGGTCTGTCGAAACGGCCGTGGAGGCGATGAAGCGAGGCGCGAGCGATTATCTCACCAAGCCGGTCAAGACCGAGGAAATTATTCGAGTCGTCGAGCGCGCGGTACGCGAATCCGCGCTTCGGAGAGAAGTGAGCCGGCTCAGGAAAGAAGTGCACAAGGAGTACAGTTTTCATCACATTCTTGGGAAGAGCAAGGCGATTCAGGCGGTGTTCGATTTGATCCGTCGCGTCGCGGATAGTCCGACCAATGTGCTCATCACCGGAGAAAGTGGAACGGGGAAAGAGCTGGTGGCGAAAGCCATTCATTACAACAGTGACCGGAAAGACGCCCCGTTCATCCCGGTGAATTGCGCTGCGATTCCCGAGCAGCTGTTGGAGAGCGAACTCTTCGGTCATATGCGCGGGGCGTTTACCGATGCGAAGTCGGACAAACGCGGGTTGTTTGAGGAGGCGCAAAAGGGGACGCTCTTTCTCGACGAGATCAGCGAGCTGCCGATCATGCTCCAGGCGAAGCTGCTGCGCGCCATCCAGGAAAAGGAAATTCGCCGGGTCGGCGCCAATAAGCCGATCGCCGTCGATGTGCGCATCATTGCCGCCACCAACCTGCATCTCGCGGAAGAGGTGAAGGCAAAACGGTTTCGTGACGATCTGTTCTATCGCCTCAATGTGATCGAAGTGGTATTGCCTCCGTTGCGGGATCGCCGGGAGGATATTCCGATCCTGGTGGAAGCGTTCTTGAAGAAATGCGCCGCGGCCCGGAACAAGGAGGTCAAAGGCGTCAGCGAGTCAGCCTTGGCGATGTTGATGGATTACAGCTGGCCGGGCAATGTCCGAGAGTTGGAAAATGTCGTGGAGCGCGCGGTGACGCTCAATCGCGGCGAGAAGATTGCGCCGGACGATCTGCCGCCGGCGGTGCAGGGGGCTCGCGGGGACCGGCGAGTGCTCGACGAAGCGGCGGAAAAGATGCTGCCGCTGCATGAGATCGAGCAAGAGTATATCAAGAAGATTCTCGACAAGACCGGCGGGAACAAGTATCAGGCCGCGCAGGCCTTGGGCATCGACCGGAAGACCCTCTACCGCAAGCTCGGCGAGATTGAAGAAGCGAAGACTCACGAGTAG
- a CDS encoding PAS domain S-box protein: MNPPLEKSTRLGAGAVVLLTLSIFILDLLTPLGWADWLLYFIPLVLTLQSPRDRDSYNFAAVVTLLTALGGYFSPRDIHPAVALMNRVLGLMVMWGVTWMIVRQKQARSQLVGARAAQAQAEAGREAAVAARELAEASATGAIHRESQAARELLLSSLRLDGIVQSAMDAIITSDDRMQILLFNAAAEEMFQCPAREAIGQPVDRFLPARFREAHRHHVEEFGRSRVTSRKMGQLGKVMGLRANGEEFPVEAAISHIVVEGKTFYTVILRDITERLRAEEQLRGIEERSRLALEAGQLGAWEHDVETDLVQLDARAQAIYRCGTGVSLGAMMACVHPDDLHALQELMTATHRPDAPDARFTSECRMQYPDGEVRWMVVRAQAFFEGAGAGLRVTRVVGTTQDVTARKRVEHLIRQSEERYRRLVAVSPYGILVIRADRVIFANDQALKLFGAVKAEEIVGRSSFDLFHQDCHQAMCERAGELLGGSQVTPMVEERITRQDGIAMDVEVSSAGFSDEEGPAILVMLRDISERKRLQDRLRKTERIAELGTVASGMAHEIGTPMNVILGRAEYLMDRVTDETVKKGLQTIVAQVERITRVMNQLLAFARRKPPARGPLVLRDVIENSVEMFQERLAKSRVQVEMQLDEACPQVQADADQMNQVLINLIMNAVHAMPEGGQLRIGMAQADTMVKLTVADTGHGIPPEVIARVFDPFFTTKEFGKGTGLGLTVVKGIIEEHHGSIAAESLEGKGTTFTILLPKSG, from the coding sequence GTGAATCCGCCGCTGGAAAAATCTACCCGCCTGGGAGCAGGGGCTGTTGTCCTGCTCACCCTATCTATTTTTATACTCGATCTCCTGACTCCATTGGGATGGGCTGACTGGCTGTTGTATTTCATCCCCCTTGTGTTGACCCTGCAATCTCCTCGCGATCGTGATTCCTACAATTTTGCCGCGGTGGTCACCTTGTTGACCGCCTTAGGCGGGTATTTTTCGCCGCGCGACATTCATCCGGCCGTGGCGCTGATGAATCGTGTGCTCGGCCTGATGGTCATGTGGGGCGTCACCTGGATGATCGTCCGGCAGAAGCAGGCGCGCAGCCAGCTCGTCGGTGCCCGGGCCGCGCAGGCCCAGGCAGAAGCCGGGCGGGAAGCGGCGGTGGCGGCGCGTGAACTGGCTGAAGCCAGTGCCACCGGCGCGATTCACCGGGAGTCGCAAGCCGCCCGCGAATTACTGCTCAGCAGCCTCCGATTGGACGGGATTGTCCAGTCCGCCATGGATGCCATTATCACCAGCGATGACCGGATGCAGATCCTGTTGTTCAACGCGGCCGCCGAAGAGATGTTTCAATGCCCTGCTCGCGAGGCGATTGGTCAGCCGGTAGACAGATTTCTGCCGGCGCGGTTTCGAGAAGCCCATCGGCATCATGTGGAGGAGTTCGGACGATCCCGCGTGACCAGCCGGAAGATGGGGCAGCTCGGGAAGGTGATGGGGCTTCGCGCGAACGGCGAAGAGTTTCCGGTCGAAGCCGCGATTTCCCATATCGTGGTGGAAGGCAAAACGTTTTACACCGTCATTCTTCGAGACATTACGGAGCGGCTGCGGGCCGAAGAACAACTGCGGGGAATCGAAGAGCGATCCAGACTCGCTCTTGAAGCCGGGCAGCTCGGGGCCTGGGAACATGATGTGGAGACAGATCTGGTCCAGCTGGATGCCCGTGCCCAGGCGATCTATCGCTGCGGGACCGGCGTTTCGCTCGGAGCCATGATGGCCTGCGTGCATCCCGACGATCTTCACGCCCTGCAGGAGCTGATGACGGCGACGCATCGGCCTGACGCGCCTGACGCGCGGTTTACGTCAGAGTGTCGGATGCAATATCCCGACGGGGAAGTGAGATGGATGGTGGTGCGGGCGCAGGCGTTTTTTGAAGGAGCGGGCGCCGGCCTTCGAGTGACTCGTGTGGTCGGGACCACGCAGGACGTGACCGCTCGCAAGCGCGTGGAACATCTGATCCGGCAGAGCGAAGAGCGATATCGGCGTCTGGTCGCGGTGTCACCGTACGGCATTCTCGTGATCCGGGCCGATCGGGTCATTTTTGCGAACGATCAGGCGCTCAAGCTGTTCGGCGCCGTGAAGGCCGAGGAGATTGTCGGAAGGTCTTCCTTCGATCTCTTTCATCAGGATTGCCATCAGGCCATGTGCGAGCGGGCCGGTGAACTGCTTGGCGGCAGCCAGGTGACACCGATGGTTGAGGAGCGGATCACCAGGCAAGATGGCATAGCCATGGATGTCGAGGTCAGCTCGGCGGGATTCTCCGATGAAGAAGGTCCGGCCATCTTGGTGATGCTGCGCGACATCAGCGAGCGGAAACGGTTGCAGGACCGTTTGCGAAAGACGGAGAGAATCGCGGAGCTTGGGACCGTCGCGTCAGGGATGGCGCATGAAATCGGGACGCCCATGAACGTCATTCTGGGCCGCGCAGAATATCTGATGGATCGCGTGACGGATGAGACGGTGAAGAAGGGCTTGCAGACGATCGTGGCGCAGGTGGAACGGATTACGCGTGTCATGAATCAGCTCCTGGCGTTCGCCCGGCGGAAACCGCCGGCGCGCGGCCCGCTGGTCCTGCGGGATGTCATCGAGAACAGTGTCGAGATGTTCCAGGAACGGCTGGCGAAAAGCCGGGTGCAGGTCGAGATGCAACTGGATGAGGCGTGCCCCCAAGTGCAGGCTGATGCCGACCAAATGAATCAGGTGCTCATCAATCTCATCATGAACGCCGTCCACGCCATGCCGGAAGGCGGGCAGCTCCGCATCGGGATGGCTCAGGCTGACACCATGGTCAAGCTCACGGTGGCTGATACGGGCCACGGGATTCCTCCGGAGGTGATCGCCAGGGTGTTTGACCCGTTCTTCACCACCAAAGAGTTTGGCAAAGGAACGGGGTTGGGGCTCACAGTGGTGAAAGGCATTATCGAAGAGCATCACGGTTCGATCGCAGCTGAAAGTCTGGAGGGTAAGGGAACGACGTTTACGATTTTGTTGCCCAAGAGCGGGTAG
- a CDS encoding Crp/Fnr family transcriptional regulator, with product MKRKPCLIEHCDTCAFRAKAVLCDIEGDDLAEFQHIKRSLDYESHQTVFYEGHVCLGLYVLCAGKVKLTRSSARGQRQIVRILGPGELIEKHVFGDRALHEVTCETLEASQVCVIDKERYLAVIHRNPQLAIKLIQLLSNEVGVNMDHLDQFTFKTARERLAGLLLDLGDRFGKHDADQVRVGLTLKREEVAEMAGITVETAIRLLSVFRDERVLTIDGRTITLLNPDRLARIARR from the coding sequence GTGAAACGGAAGCCCTGTCTCATCGAGCATTGCGACACCTGCGCGTTTCGCGCGAAGGCGGTGTTGTGCGACATCGAAGGAGACGACCTCGCCGAATTTCAGCACATCAAACGCTCCCTCGATTACGAGTCTCACCAGACCGTCTTCTACGAAGGCCACGTGTGTTTGGGCCTCTATGTGTTGTGCGCGGGCAAGGTCAAGCTGACTCGTTCTTCGGCGCGAGGTCAGCGGCAGATCGTCAGGATCTTGGGCCCTGGTGAGCTGATCGAGAAACACGTATTCGGAGATAGAGCCCTTCATGAAGTGACGTGCGAGACGTTGGAGGCCTCTCAAGTCTGCGTTATCGACAAGGAGCGCTACCTCGCGGTCATCCACCGGAATCCCCAACTGGCGATCAAGCTGATCCAACTCCTCAGTAATGAGGTTGGGGTGAATATGGATCATCTCGACCAGTTCACGTTCAAGACGGCCCGCGAGCGGCTGGCCGGCCTGCTCTTGGACCTCGGCGACCGATTCGGCAAACACGACGCCGATCAAGTCCGGGTTGGACTCACGCTCAAACGGGAAGAAGTGGCGGAGATGGCCGGGATCACGGTTGAAACCGCCATCCGCCTGCTCAGTGTGTTCCGGGATGAGAGGGTGCTCACTATCGATGGAAGAACGATCACATTGCTGAATCCAGACCGTCTCGCCAGAATTGCCCGACGCTGA
- a CDS encoding SUMF1/EgtB/PvdO family nonheme iron enzyme codes for MERKEAEHFRKWEWVINAVLITAALLVMAKVAWGLDTQDIVIEWTEAGKKIAVDRVANWKSKDEMVLVPAGEFIMGSDKKTDRLAYRGEMPQRRVYLDAFEIGKYEVTALEYLKFILATDRKPQLDWRYDGGNFQETMAHHPIMHVSWYDADAYCKWAGRRLPTEAEWEKAARGTDGRLFPWGPELAGPTRANFGRTGLSGPVRDRPERLLLYPPIISVDRYDKAVSPYGLYQTIGNVSEWVSDWYDKDYYASAPDRNPKGSETGTQKAFRGGGWMDSTTTMRVAMRNGTDPNTKINWMGFRCAQSAQPSSGDRQS; via the coding sequence ATGGAACGGAAGGAAGCGGAGCATTTCAGAAAGTGGGAGTGGGTGATCAACGCGGTGTTGATTACGGCTGCACTCTTGGTCATGGCGAAGGTGGCCTGGGGGTTGGATACTCAAGACATCGTCATCGAGTGGACTGAGGCGGGCAAGAAAATCGCTGTTGATCGGGTGGCGAATTGGAAGTCCAAGGATGAAATGGTCCTGGTGCCGGCCGGTGAATTTATCATGGGCAGCGATAAAAAGACGGATCGGCTTGCCTATCGCGGGGAAATGCCGCAGCGCCGGGTTTATCTGGATGCGTTCGAAATCGGCAAGTACGAAGTGACGGCGCTGGAATATCTGAAGTTTATCCTGGCGACCGATCGGAAGCCGCAATTGGACTGGCGGTATGACGGTGGGAATTTCCAGGAGACCATGGCGCACCATCCCATCATGCATGTGTCCTGGTATGACGCGGATGCCTACTGCAAGTGGGCGGGGCGGCGGTTGCCGACGGAAGCGGAATGGGAGAAGGCGGCGCGCGGCACCGATGGGCGGCTTTTCCCCTGGGGACCGGAGCTTGCCGGACCCACGAGGGCAAACTTTGGACGGACCGGGCTGTCCGGTCCTGTGCGCGATCGTCCGGAGCGGTTGCTGCTCTATCCCCCGATCATTTCTGTCGATCGGTACGACAAAGCCGTCAGCCCGTATGGGCTCTATCAAACGATCGGGAACGTGTCCGAATGGGTGTCCGACTGGTACGACAAGGATTATTACGCGTCCGCGCCGGATCGCAATCCGAAAGGCTCGGAGACGGGCACGCAGAAGGCCTTCCGCGGAGGCGGGTGGATGGACAGCACGACGACGATGCGCGTTGCCATGCGGAACGGGACCGATCCCAACACCAAGATCAATTGGATGGGATTTCGTTGCGCGCAGTCGGCGCAGCCGTCAAGCGGTGACCGTCAGTCGTGA
- a CDS encoding response regulator produces the protein MLGCFSSAYGRGTGPSLQIACKIARFVRDGELSQWHCLCDFVGHTDGPWKGIAQEGVVVIEGKPSVLVVDDDGEMRSLLLDGLRSEGYVLREAGDGEEAFHLVLRAVPDLILTEIWLTGGGVDYVNRLRAVVPHCPIVVMTAFGDDGVRMDVLRAGATAYLSKPIHLAELKCCVKQLLGNKSWSMS, from the coding sequence ATGTTGGGGTGTTTCTCTTCAGCCTACGGTCGCGGGACCGGTCCTTCGTTACAAATCGCCTGTAAAATAGCCAGATTTGTGAGGGACGGTGAGCTGTCGCAATGGCACTGTCTTTGCGACTTCGTCGGACACACGGATGGGCCGTGGAAGGGGATTGCTCAGGAAGGTGTGGTTGTGATCGAAGGCAAGCCGTCAGTACTTGTGGTGGATGACGATGGAGAGATGCGCAGCCTCCTGCTCGACGGGTTGCGGAGTGAAGGATACGTTCTTCGGGAAGCCGGAGACGGGGAAGAGGCCTTTCACTTGGTCCTCCGGGCAGTGCCGGATTTGATTCTGACCGAGATTTGGTTGACCGGGGGCGGTGTTGACTATGTGAATCGTCTGCGGGCGGTCGTTCCGCATTGTCCTATCGTCGTCATGACGGCGTTCGGGGACGACGGAGTGAGGATGGATGTGCTTCGGGCTGGCGCGACGGCCTACCTCAGTAAGCCGATTCACCTGGCAGAATTGAAGTGCTGTGTGAAGCAGTTGCTTGGCAATAAAAGTTGGTCTATGAGCTAA
- a CDS encoding 2OG-Fe(II) oxygenase: MMRNLKLSIEREVIRATEGVDLEEIGRCYRDQNEFVVLERFLTLTQPVVDQLLDEVDLLTPDVNRNYVPGHKKGGSVSFYTLLDKASAILFLYRSPALLTFLSRLVEAPLLLCPEDDPHSCALYYYQQPGDHIGFHYDTSYYKGKRYTVLIGLVERSERCRLVARVRKSGETEEIRETRIPMDPGTAVLFNGDKLWHAVTPLGKGEERVVLTLQYVTNQEMGPFKKTFSNLKDAFAYFGPAALLRWNPSKRKG, encoded by the coding sequence ATGATGCGGAATCTCAAGCTCAGCATCGAACGTGAGGTCATACGAGCGACCGAAGGGGTGGATCTTGAGGAAATAGGCCGTTGCTACCGCGATCAGAATGAGTTTGTTGTCCTGGAGCGCTTTCTCACGCTCACGCAGCCCGTGGTTGATCAGTTGCTCGACGAGGTGGATCTGCTGACGCCCGACGTCAATCGGAATTATGTTCCCGGACACAAGAAGGGAGGCAGCGTCAGTTTCTACACGCTCCTCGACAAGGCGTCGGCCATCCTCTTCCTCTATCGCTCGCCGGCCCTGCTCACATTCCTGAGCCGGCTCGTGGAGGCGCCCCTCCTGCTCTGTCCCGAAGACGATCCCCATTCGTGCGCCCTGTACTATTACCAGCAGCCCGGCGATCACATCGGCTTTCATTACGATACCTCCTACTACAAAGGGAAACGATATACGGTGTTGATCGGGTTGGTTGAGCGATCGGAACGCTGCCGGCTGGTGGCCCGCGTCCGGAAGAGCGGAGAGACCGAAGAAATCAGGGAAACACGGATTCCCATGGACCCTGGGACGGCCGTGCTCTTCAACGGCGACAAACTCTGGCATGCCGTCACGCCCCTCGGAAAGGGCGAGGAACGGGTGGTGCTCACGCTGCAGTACGTGACGAATCAGGAGATGGGACCGTTCAAGAAGACGTTTTCCAATCTCAAGGATGCGTTTGCCTACTTTGGACCCGCCGCGCTGCTCCGGTGGAATCCGTCGAAGAGGAAAGGATAA
- a CDS encoding type II toxin-antitoxin system HicA family toxin, translating into MKASCNVRLIETATVLAYSFHGLRIDGVTGGGKQAGFVNRGGKGSHRNFVHPKATKPVTISGKPGEDAKHYQVRAVQLAIEEAKK; encoded by the coding sequence GTGAAAGCATCCTGCAATGTGCGGCTCATTGAAACAGCAACGGTGCTGGCGTATTCCTTCCATGGGCTTCGTATTGATGGTGTAACAGGCGGAGGGAAACAGGCTGGGTTCGTGAACCGAGGCGGCAAAGGAAGCCACAGAAACTTTGTCCACCCGAAGGCGACCAAACCAGTGACTATTTCTGGCAAACCAGGCGAGGATGCGAAACACTATCAGGTTCGAGCTGTCCAGCTTGCAATTGAGGAGGCGAAGAAATGA
- a CDS encoding formylglycine-generating enzyme family protein has translation MATMDVPGGMVTVPVGEFLMGSDPRKDPAAGPQEQPLHRVTLNAFEIDRYEVSNVEYLRFVLSTGASWPQFWRAKPFPDKMATHPVINVSWQEADAYCRWAGKRLPTEAEWEKAARGSDGRMFPWGDEPAGWIKSNIAHSGSKRGAKYPPLANINRYDKGVSPYGVYQLAGNVSEWVSDWFDPDYYRSGINENPQGPKTGELKVFRGGSWNEDPEVARSAGRNGGEPTRKSYLTGFRCARSERPSIVTRQSSTGEDVVKGLTVRND, from the coding sequence ATGGCCACAATGGACGTGCCGGGCGGCATGGTCACGGTGCCGGTCGGTGAATTCTTGATGGGCAGCGATCCCCGGAAGGATCCGGCGGCCGGGCCGCAAGAACAACCGCTGCACCGCGTCACGCTCAATGCATTTGAGATCGATCGCTACGAAGTCTCGAACGTGGAGTATCTGAGATTTGTGCTGTCAACCGGCGCGAGCTGGCCGCAGTTCTGGCGGGCCAAGCCGTTCCCCGACAAGATGGCCACCCATCCGGTGATCAATGTCAGCTGGCAGGAGGCCGATGCCTATTGCCGCTGGGCGGGCAAGCGCCTGCCCACCGAAGCGGAGTGGGAGAAGGCGGCCCGGGGCTCCGATGGCCGGATGTTTCCCTGGGGCGATGAACCGGCCGGCTGGATCAAGAGTAACATCGCGCATTCCGGGTCGAAGCGGGGCGCCAAGTATCCGCCGTTGGCCAACATCAATCGGTATGACAAAGGGGTGAGTCCCTACGGGGTCTACCAGCTGGCCGGCAACGTCAGTGAGTGGGTGTCGGATTGGTTCGATCCGGACTATTACCGCTCGGGGATTAACGAAAATCCGCAAGGTCCGAAGACGGGGGAGTTGAAAGTGTTTCGCGGCGGCTCATGGAACGAAGATCCGGAAGTAGCGCGGTCCGCCGGGCGCAACGGCGGAGAGCCGACAAGGAAGAGTTACCTCACAGGATTTCGCTGTGCACGATCAGAAAGACCGTCAATAGTCACTCGTCAATCGTCAACCGGTGAGGATGTCGTCAAGGGCCTCACCGTCCGGAACGATTGA
- a CDS encoding carboxypeptidase-like regulatory domain-containing protein: MIRTQFIAAILALALGSPALAYEEITVSDGGTIKGAVTLEGAVPKPKGYNLTTLPDPFYCGRISDGQGWRILQPFQVGPAGEFREVVVYLEGIEKGKPFNGGGVPQIEAKDCLFLPFTTVVRDDQSVTVVNMDPVMHDIQAYETSNLGARVLFNVPLPMNPQHPRNFKDRTEAGMYHKHMAGPPMKELVKLSKNRRIFVMQCGFHAYMESWGVAVTNPYFAKTDEQGRFTITDVPPGTYKLVVWHPYVRTATEQMVTIGPKATVETTIGVPAPTGRLYANEVLEHAYTRYNVTEETKKEIDPLVHKQDHMQDH, from the coding sequence ATGATCAGGACACAATTCATAGCAGCGATACTGGCGCTGGCACTGGGAAGTCCCGCCTTGGCCTATGAAGAAATCACGGTTTCTGATGGAGGCACCATCAAGGGGGCGGTGACGCTTGAGGGGGCAGTTCCCAAGCCCAAGGGTTACAACTTGACTACGTTGCCTGACCCGTTCTATTGCGGGCGCATTTCGGACGGACAGGGCTGGCGGATCTTGCAACCATTCCAAGTCGGCCCGGCGGGCGAGTTTCGCGAGGTCGTGGTCTATCTGGAAGGGATCGAGAAAGGCAAGCCATTCAATGGAGGAGGCGTGCCGCAAATCGAAGCCAAAGATTGCCTGTTCCTGCCGTTCACCACGGTCGTGCGGGACGATCAATCGGTGACCGTGGTCAACATGGATCCGGTCATGCATGATATCCAGGCCTACGAAACGTCGAACTTGGGCGCGCGCGTCCTCTTCAACGTGCCGCTGCCGATGAATCCGCAACATCCGCGCAACTTTAAGGATCGCACCGAAGCCGGGATGTATCACAAACACATGGCCGGCCCGCCGATGAAAGAACTGGTGAAGCTCAGCAAGAACCGCCGGATCTTTGTGATGCAATGTGGGTTCCACGCCTATATGGAAAGCTGGGGAGTGGCTGTTACGAACCCGTACTTTGCCAAGACAGACGAGCAGGGGCGGTTCACGATCACGGATGTGCCACCGGGCACCTACAAGCTGGTGGTATGGCATCCCTATGTCAGGACCGCGACCGAGCAGATGGTCACCATCGGCCCGAAGGCCACTGTCGAGACCACGATCGGGGTTCCGGCTCCGACGGGAAGGCTCTACGCCAACGAGGTGTTAGAGCATGCGTACACGCGCTATAACGTGACCGAGGAAACCAAGAAAGAGATTGATCCGTTGGTCCACAAGCAGGACCACATGCAGGATCACTGA
- a CDS encoding hemerythrin domain-containing protein: MVPQGCRRTSVTVDPVALLKREHGMILDQLAMIETAMSPRSAGSGVAVGPDRSTLRELLQFFTGRVGVHFKREEMLVADLQRILGRKQEGQEQFQSFLDEHRMLKADATAVMRRLRGKRADGRSSAVAGNLGGLGPLNAALCALIRRYRGHISCEERVLFVLAEMRLTTEQKRRISRRMLQV; encoded by the coding sequence ATGGTGCCTCAAGGATGCAGGCGAACGAGTGTCACAGTCGATCCAGTGGCCCTTCTCAAGCGGGAGCACGGAATGATTTTGGACCAACTGGCGATGATCGAAACGGCGATGAGCCCTCGCTCCGCCGGGAGCGGCGTGGCGGTGGGACCGGATCGGAGCACGCTGCGGGAACTGCTCCAATTCTTTACCGGCCGCGTGGGAGTTCATTTCAAACGGGAAGAGATGTTGGTCGCAGACCTCCAGCGAATCCTTGGCCGGAAGCAGGAAGGGCAAGAACAGTTCCAGAGCTTCTTAGACGAACACCGGATGCTGAAAGCCGACGCGACCGCGGTGATGAGAAGGCTCAGAGGAAAACGGGCCGATGGTCGAAGTTCAGCGGTGGCGGGGAATCTCGGTGGACTGGGACCGCTGAACGCAGCACTTTGCGCGCTGATCCGTCGCTATCGCGGACATATCTCCTGCGAGGAACGGGTGCTGTTTGTCTTGGCCGAGATGCGGCTGACGACCGAGCAGAAACGGCGGATCAGCCGGCGCATGTTGCAAGTGTGA
- a CDS encoding sigma-54 dependent transcriptional regulator, whose translation MAGSQADGAVGSPFDDPIIAARIEAIRQLAGGISDRVAVMDRDFNVVYANSAAWTDHGADEGESSHAKCYEAFAHRSDPCGACPATKVFESPGIQSVSCTAGGDGAACGMYQAFPLVGSDGQIASMLVLFTPPTKRTPRPALQVPEDLPAPMVREHLGDLIGRSATMQQLFDMIALVAESQATVLIQGESGTGKELVAKTIHRLSDRRDKPFVVVDCGSLPETLLESELFGHMKGSFTGATANKRGLFEEADGGTIFLDEIADTTPTFQAKLLRVLQEGEVKRVGGNQPIKVDVRVVSATNKDLTELVKAKAFRQDLYYRLAVLPLFLPPLRERREDVPLLVDHFVVASCKRHRQSPRTVSSDVMHALSEAAWPGNVRELQHYIERAVVTTIGPDLTCGDIVALGSKAPEEGLRMVVRDAVSHTERARIVEALRKTGGNRLRAAKMLKISRAGLYNKLREYGLQ comes from the coding sequence ATGGCCGGATCTCAGGCGGATGGAGCTGTGGGTTCCCCTTTCGACGATCCAATCATCGCGGCGCGGATTGAAGCGATCCGGCAGCTTGCGGGCGGGATATCGGATCGTGTGGCGGTGATGGATCGCGACTTCAATGTGGTGTACGCCAACTCGGCGGCTTGGACGGACCATGGGGCCGACGAGGGTGAGTCGTCTCATGCGAAGTGCTACGAGGCGTTTGCGCATCGCAGTGACCCCTGTGGTGCTTGTCCGGCTACCAAGGTGTTTGAGTCGCCGGGGATTCAGTCGGTCTCCTGCACGGCCGGAGGGGACGGAGCGGCCTGCGGGATGTATCAGGCGTTTCCTCTGGTTGGAAGTGACGGGCAGATCGCGTCCATGCTGGTGCTGTTTACCCCTCCCACTAAGCGAACCCCTCGACCGGCACTTCAGGTGCCGGAGGATCTTCCGGCTCCGATGGTACGGGAGCATCTGGGTGACCTCATCGGCCGCAGTGCGACGATGCAGCAACTCTTCGACATGATTGCGCTGGTGGCGGAAAGTCAGGCGACGGTCTTAATCCAGGGCGAAAGCGGCACGGGCAAGGAATTGGTCGCCAAGACCATTCATCGCCTCAGCGATCGCCGGGATAAACCGTTTGTGGTGGTGGATTGCGGATCGCTTCCGGAGACGTTGTTGGAGAGTGAGTTGTTCGGCCATATGAAGGGATCATTTACCGGGGCCACGGCCAATAAGCGGGGTCTATTCGAAGAGGCTGACGGCGGGACGATTTTTCTGGATGAAATCGCCGATACGACGCCGACCTTCCAGGCCAAATTGTTGCGGGTGCTGCAGGAAGGGGAAGTGAAACGGGTGGGAGGCAACCAGCCGATCAAAGTCGATGTGCGGGTGGTGTCGGCGACGAACAAAGACCTAACCGAATTGGTCAAGGCCAAGGCGTTCCGGCAGGATCTCTATTATCGTCTAGCGGTCTTGCCGTTGTTTCTCCCTCCGCTTCGAGAGCGGCGAGAAGATGTTCCTTTGTTAGTCGACCATTTTGTGGTTGCCTCCTGTAAACGCCATCGTCAGTCGCCGAGAACGGTATCCTCCGATGTGATGCATGCGCTCAGTGAGGCGGCCTGGCCGGGGAACGTTCGTGAGTTGCAGCACTACATTGAGCGGGCGGTCGTCACAACGATAGGTCCGGATCTGACCTGCGGCGATATTGTGGCGTTGGGATCCAAGGCGCCTGAGGAAGGACTGCGCATGGTGGTCCGGGATGCCGTCAGTCATACCGAACGGGCGCGCATCGTCGAGGCCTTGAGGAAGACCGGCGGGAATCGACTCAGAGCAGCCAAGATGCTCAAGATCAGCAGGGCGGGCCTCTACAATAAGCTCAGAGAATACGGCCTCCAATAA